From one Mytilus trossulus isolate FHL-02 chromosome 10, PNRI_Mtr1.1.1.hap1, whole genome shotgun sequence genomic stretch:
- the LOC134686422 gene encoding slit homolog 3 protein-like has product MVLLYLHLMVNDDSYNGSPVPSSDVIMVLLYLHLMLFTTISQAGECPSPCTCQTENTEVYCNGIGITEIPKNLPITTVSLYLGSNQIKVVPTDSFSGLIHLQSLDLTDNQFKEGSIQDGALDLPSIANLDLSINKFTSIPQILPPKLIGFAIAYNPIQTLTASSFVKYPSIQYLTVSNTNLSKIEEHAFDPLTGAINIAISFNQLEDGSIPLTAFFKNQNLTYLSLRYNNLKTFPNMTYFPATLQNFDFVGNPITVIPSYGFRHLPNIQVIEIRDSPLSTLADYAFFGLTKVTIVNFMDNQISSPITNHTLDGLTALKTIYLTDNKISKIETGAFHSLTSIQDVWLSDNKLSTLDPGVLDTKFMPRLSSVFMDFNPWICDCHLKWLREKMDNATYTIMYPHIIVCSGPSKVAGKAWDVLKPEDFVCEN; this is encoded by the coding sequence ATGGTTCTCCTGTACCTTCATCTGATGGTCAATGATGACAGTTATAATGGTTCTCCTGTACCTTCATCTGATGTTATAATGGTTCTCCTGTACCTTCATCTGATGTTATTTACCACGATCTCCCAAGCAGGTGAATGTCCTTCTCCTTGCACATGTCAAACCGAAAATACTGAAGTGTATTGTAATGGGATAGGAATTACCGAAATTCCAAAGAATTTACCAATAACGACAGTTTCTTTATATCTCGGATCGAATCAGATAAAAGTAGTACCAACAGATTCATTTAGCGGATTGATTCATCTTCAGTCGCTTGATCTTACAGATAACCAGTTTAAAGAAGGAAGTATACAAGACGGTGCACTTGATTTACCTAGCATTGCCAATTTGGATTTATCGATAAATAAATTCACTTCAATTCCACAAATACTACCTCCTAAACTAATTGGATTTGCGATAGCTTATAACCCAATTCAAACATTGACAGCCTCAAGTTTTGTTAAATACCCTTCTATTCAGTATTTAACTGTAAGTAATACAAATCTTAGCAAGATTGAAGAACACGCATTCGACCCATTGACCGGTGCTATTAACATAGCCATAAGCTTCAACCAGTTGGAGGACGGAAGCATACCTCTAACAgccttttttaaaaatcagaATCTGACGTATTTATCTTTGAGATACAACAATCTTAAAACATTTCCAAACATGACATAttttcctgcaactttgcaaaATTTTGATTTCGTTGGAAATCCCATAACTGTCATACCATCATATGGTTTCCGACATCTACCGAACATCCAGGTTATTGAGATTCGGGATAGTCCCCTTTCTACTCTTGCTGATTACGCATTCTTTGGATTAACAAAAGTAACAATTGTAAATTTCATGGACAATCAAATTTCATCACCGATTACCAATCATACATTAGATGGACTAACagcattaaaaacaatatacctTACCGACAATAAGATAAGTAAAATAGAGACAGGAGCATTTCATTCCTTGACAAGCATACAAGATGTATGGTTGAGTGATAACAAGCTTAGTACCCTCGACCCTGGAGTCCTCGATACCAAATTTATGCCACGTTTGTCTTCAGTTTTTATGGATTTTAATCCATGGATTTGTGACTGTCACCTGAAATGGCTGAGGGAAAAAATGGACAATGCAACATACACTATAATGTATCCACATATTATTGTTTGTAGTGGACCATCCAAAGTTGCCGGAAAAGCATGGGATGTCTTGAAACCCGAGGACTTTGTATGCGAAAATTAA
- the LOC134686621 gene encoding insulin-like growth factor-binding protein complex acid labile subunit produces MWKVRTRMLTVLKQIAVILVLLCLQYCLSDPCPSPCWCLYNNTTVVCNQTGITAIPKGLPRNTIALLLRSNEISHIPKAAFDGLYQLSYIDMTRNKLQDNSIERGAFNLSSIDMIDLSANLFTSIPQELPPKLLTLNFYNNPISTLKTNSFVHATSIQYLNMLANQIYTAEEHAFDPLINVRVIDLSSNSLNDSSLSPKAFSKNLKLNELSLNYNQMQAIPDTSYLPSSLQKLNIYGNEITMIPSYAFKSLSNLTNLAVAQGTINSIEDNAFFGLDNLRFLDLSQGHLSGTITHLTFNGLVSLQGLSLDINNVSKIEAGAFYPMKNLQELGLSENKLMAIEPAVLDTTFIPKLSAVYIYGNPWTCDCHLRWLREKMDNASYKVGSPSLTDCAGPLNVAGKTWADLKPSDFVCK; encoded by the coding sequence ATGTGGAAAGTACGTACAAGAATGTTAACAGTATTGAAGCAAATTGCAGTCATTTTAGTTCTCCTGTGTCTACAGTACTGCTTATCTGATCCGTGTCCGTCACCATGCTGGTGTTTATATAATAACACAACTGTTGTGTGTAACCAAACAGGGATAACAGCAATACCAAAAGGTTTACCCAGAAATACGATAGCATTGCTTCTAAGGTCCAACGAAATCTCGCACATACCGAAGGCTGCATTTGATGGACTATACCAGCTTAGTTACATAGACATGACAAGAAATAAGTTACAAGATAATAGCATTGAAAGAGGAGCATTTAATTTGTCAAGCATAGACATGATAGACTTGTCGGCAAATCTCTTTACCTCAATTCCACAAGAACTTCCACCAAAACTTTTAACTTTGAATTTCTACAACAACCCTATTTCGACACTTAAGACCAATAGTTTCGTACATGCAACATCCATACAATACCTTAACATGCTCgcaaatcaaatatatacagCCGAGGAACATGCCTTTGATCCATTGATAAATGTTCGAGTGATCGACTTAAGTTCAAACAGTCTTAACGATAGCAGTTTAAGTCCGAAAGCGTTCTCCAAAAATTTGAAGCTAAATGAATTGAGTTTAAACTATAATCAGATGCAAGCTATACCAGATACATCCTATCTTCCAAGttctttacaaaaattaaatatatatggtaACGAGATAACAATGATACCGTCATATGCATTCAAATCATTGTCGAACCTAACAAACTTGGCAGTAGCACAGGGAACCATTAACTCTATTGAAGACAATGCGTTTTTCGGCTTAGACAATCTAAGGTTCCTTGATTTAAGTCAAGGACATTTGTCGGGTACAATAACACATTTAACATTTAATGGTCTGGTGTCACTACAAGGCTTGTCACTAGACATAAATAACGTTTCTAAAATTGAAGCAGGAGCTTTTTATCCTATGAAAAATCTACAAGAACTTGGACTTAGTGAGAATAAATTGATGGCAATAGAGCCTGCAGTACTGGATACAACGTTTATTCCGAAATTATCAGCAGTTTATATTTACGGAAATCCATGGACATGTGATTGTCATTTAAGATGGCTGAGGGAGAAAATGGACAATGCTTCTTACAAAGTAGGCTCTCCTAGTCTTACTGACTGTGCAGGGCCTCTCAATGTCGCGGGAAAGACATGGGCGGATCTTAAACCAAgtgattttgtttgtaaataa